The following proteins are encoded in a genomic region of uncultured Vibrio sp.:
- the coaD gene encoding pantetheine-phosphate adenylyltransferase has translation MKKVIYPGTFDPITNGHLDIITRAADMFDQIIIGVAASPSKNTLFSLEERVQLVEESTAHLSNVSTAGFSGLLVDFAREQQANILVRGLRTTVDFEYEFGLTSMYRKLLPGMESVFLTPADEYAFLSSTIVREVAIHGGDVKQFVPECVYIAINKKVAQ, from the coding sequence ATGAAAAAAGTCATATACCCAGGTACTTTCGATCCAATCACAAATGGTCACCTTGATATCATCACTCGTGCTGCAGACATGTTTGACCAAATTATCATCGGAGTCGCGGCAAGCCCTTCTAAAAATACGCTCTTTAGTCTAGAAGAACGCGTACAACTGGTTGAAGAGTCAACAGCGCATTTAAGTAATGTATCGACAGCTGGATTTAGTGGACTACTGGTCGATTTTGCTCGAGAGCAACAAGCGAACATATTAGTACGCGGCCTTAGAACAACGGTCGACTTTGAATATGAGTTCGGCCTTACCAGTATGTACCGCAAGCTGTTGCCGGGCATGGAAAGCGTGTTCCTTACCCCAGCCGATGAGTATGCTTTTCTCTCTTCCACCATTGTTCGTGAGGTTGCCATTCATGGTGGCGACGTAAAACAGTTTGTACCTGAATGTGTTTATATCGCTATCAATAAAAAGGTAGCACAATGA
- a CDS encoding glycosyl transferase family 90 — translation MSFRKFKYYVTNGLQVLVPNAIKNKSAHYLIDKYPLDSYIQDRVGYYNKINDSFELPENESTHVGEYKKTGGTTYYFDLHKVVKSFPAQCFFHFLNGDIRYVPEYPCFLKSRPIGEDNQNSVLLKLNEIRHFQFISDKQPFRSKKDMAAWRGVGYQPHRKKVIEQFYNHPQCNIGQTQPANGDPWEKGFMSIEEQLKYKFLLAIEGNDVATNLKWAMSSNSLVVMSKPKYETWFMEGRLQAGVHYVEVRDDYSDLIDKMEYYIAHPEEAETIIQNAHEWVDQFRDQKRERLISLLVAKKYFEKSGQI, via the coding sequence ATGAGTTTCAGGAAATTTAAGTATTACGTCACGAATGGTCTACAAGTCTTAGTTCCTAACGCCATTAAAAATAAATCAGCTCATTATCTTATCGATAAATATCCGCTGGATTCCTACATTCAAGATCGAGTCGGCTACTACAACAAAATTAACGATTCATTTGAACTTCCTGAAAACGAGTCGACACATGTTGGCGAATACAAGAAAACAGGCGGTACAACATACTATTTCGACCTACATAAAGTGGTTAAGTCCTTTCCAGCTCAATGCTTTTTCCACTTTTTGAACGGTGATATTCGTTATGTCCCGGAATACCCATGCTTTCTCAAAAGTAGACCTATTGGGGAAGACAATCAAAACTCCGTCTTACTAAAGTTGAATGAGATTCGTCACTTTCAGTTTATTTCTGATAAACAGCCATTTAGAAGCAAGAAAGACATGGCGGCCTGGCGCGGTGTTGGATACCAACCACATCGTAAAAAGGTGATTGAACAGTTCTATAACCACCCACAATGTAACATTGGTCAGACACAGCCTGCTAACGGCGATCCTTGGGAAAAAGGATTTATGTCGATTGAAGAGCAACTTAAGTATAAATTTTTGCTCGCCATTGAAGGCAATGACGTTGCAACTAACCTCAAGTGGGCAATGTCATCTAACTCACTGGTGGTCATGTCTAAGCCGAAGTATGAGACTTGGTTTATGGAAGGGCGTTTACAAGCAGGTGTTCACTATGTAGAAGTAAGAGACGATTACTCTGATTTGATAGATAAAATGGAGTATTACATCGCTCACCCTGAAGAGGCAGAGACCATCATTCAAAATGCCCACGAGTGGGTTGACCAATTTAGAGATCAAAAACGCGAGCGCTTAATTTCATTATTGGTCGCGAAGAAATATTTTGAGAAATCAGGGCAAATATAA
- the mutM gene encoding bifunctional DNA-formamidopyrimidine glycosylase/DNA-(apurinic or apyrimidinic site) lyase → MPELPEVEVSRMGITPHMLDQTIQAFVFRTPKLRWDIPEELKLLEGQVIRAIRRRAKYLLIETDKGTAIVHLGMSGSLRVLDADFPPAKHDHVDLKLTNGKVLRYNDPRRFGAWLWCAPGESHAVLDHMGPEPLTEEFNSPYVAEKAKGKRVAVKQFIMDNKVVVGVGNIYANESLFKSRIHPTRPAGKVTSQEWALLVANIKATLEIAINQGGTTLKDFAQADGKPGYFAQELLVYGKAGEPCPECGERLQEQKIGQRNTFFCDECQK, encoded by the coding sequence ATGCCTGAATTACCTGAAGTCGAAGTCAGTCGTATGGGAATTACGCCACATATGCTTGATCAAACGATCCAGGCGTTTGTGTTTCGTACCCCCAAACTACGCTGGGATATTCCAGAGGAGCTGAAACTACTGGAAGGGCAGGTCATTCGCGCAATCCGGCGCCGTGCCAAGTATCTGTTGATTGAGACAGATAAGGGAACCGCGATTGTGCATCTGGGTATGTCAGGCTCGCTACGTGTGCTTGATGCTGATTTTCCTCCGGCTAAGCATGATCATGTGGATCTGAAGCTGACTAATGGCAAAGTGCTGCGTTATAACGATCCACGTCGGTTTGGTGCTTGGCTGTGGTGCGCGCCGGGTGAGTCTCATGCAGTACTTGACCATATGGGGCCTGAGCCTTTAACCGAAGAGTTCAACTCACCTTACGTAGCAGAAAAGGCCAAAGGCAAACGCGTCGCGGTGAAGCAGTTCATTATGGACAACAAAGTCGTGGTCGGAGTCGGGAATATTTACGCCAACGAATCTTTGTTTAAATCGCGGATTCATCCAACTAGACCTGCTGGTAAAGTCACATCACAAGAATGGGCGCTACTGGTTGCCAACATCAAAGCAACTCTGGAAATCGCGATAAACCAAGGTGGCACGACGCTCAAGGATTTCGCCCAGGCGGATGGTAAACCGGGATACTTTGCCCAGGAGCTGTTAGTTTATGGTAAAGCGGGCGAGCCTTGTCCAGAGTGTGGAGAGCGGCTTCAAGAGCAGAAGATTGGCCAGCGCAATACGTTCTTTTGTGATGAGTGCCAGAAGTGA
- the rpmG gene encoding 50S ribosomal protein L33, with protein sequence MAKKGVREKIRLVSSAGTGHFYTTDKNKRNMPGKFEIKKFDPVVRQHVMYKEAKIK encoded by the coding sequence ATGGCAAAGAAAGGCGTTCGTGAGAAAATCCGTCTAGTATCTTCTGCAGGTACAGGCCACTTCTACACAACTGATAAGAACAAGCGTAACATGCCAGGCAAATTTGAGATCAAGAAATTTGATCCAGTTGTACGCCAGCACGTTATGTACAAAGAAGCAAAAATCAAGTAA
- the rpmB gene encoding 50S ribosomal protein L28, translating to MSRVCQVTGKRPVTGNNRSHARNATKRRFLPNLQTHRFWVESEKRFVKLRLSAKGMRIIDKKGIDTVLAEMRTRGENV from the coding sequence ATGTCACGAGTATGCCAAGTAACTGGTAAGCGTCCAGTAACGGGTAACAACCGTTCACACGCACGAAATGCTACTAAGCGTCGTTTTCTGCCGAACCTACAAACTCATCGTTTCTGGGTAGAGAGCGAAAAACGTTTTGTTAAACTACGTCTATCTGCTAAAGGTATGCGCATCATCGACAAGAAAGGTATTGATACTGTTCTTGCTGAAATGCGTACACGTGGCGAAAACGTTTAA
- the radC gene encoding DNA repair protein RadC, with translation MILKSLPNESMPREKLLQRGPQALSDAELLAIFLRTGTQGMNVIELADFLIQDFGSFRKLFSASEKDFCQHKGLGQAKYVQLQAVLEMTQRYLAETLKRGDALTSPEQTKLYLSSILRDRQREAFYILFLDTQHRVIKDEILFEGTLDSASIYPREVVKRALHHNAAALILAHNHPSGLAEPSQSDRRITRRLIDALALVDIRILDHFVIGDGESVSFAERGWI, from the coding sequence ATGATACTCAAATCCTTACCGAATGAGTCCATGCCCCGAGAGAAGCTTCTGCAAAGAGGACCACAAGCGCTAAGCGATGCTGAATTACTCGCTATCTTTCTGCGTACAGGCACACAAGGCATGAATGTGATTGAGTTGGCAGATTTCCTCATTCAGGATTTTGGCTCGTTCAGGAAGCTGTTTTCCGCGTCAGAGAAAGATTTCTGCCAACACAAAGGTCTAGGACAAGCAAAATATGTCCAACTACAAGCCGTGCTTGAGATGACTCAGCGTTATTTAGCGGAAACGTTAAAGCGCGGCGACGCCTTAACCAGCCCGGAACAGACAAAGTTGTACCTATCTTCTATTTTACGAGATCGACAAAGAGAGGCTTTTTACATTCTTTTTCTCGATACTCAGCACCGAGTAATAAAAGATGAAATCTTATTCGAAGGAACGTTGGATTCGGCGTCGATTTATCCGCGAGAAGTGGTGAAGCGAGCTTTGCATCATAACGCTGCAGCCTTGATTCTCGCTCATAATCACCCTTCAGGCTTGGCTGAACCGAGTCAGTCTGATAGAAGAATTACCCGCCGCTTAATCGACGCGTTAGCACTGGTGGACATTCGTATTTTGGACCATTTCGTCATCGGTGATGGAGAAAGTGTCTCTTTTGCTGAAAGAGGATGGATATAA
- a CDS encoding methyl-accepting chemotaxis protein, which yields MVLKSRSKLLLITLVPLLLITTLISVVYYINSSNSLEEELVRDRHELLETRKKELTAYMMMGVTAIKPLYDSDVNGSNKEAAKEILKAMRFESDGYFFAYNSKGVNTLHAIKPSLEGKNLYNLKDENGVAVIAGLIDSSKKGDGFLSFSWHKPTIDAQAPKLGYAEYLPKWDWVLGTGIYIDDIDHQVAMQRELRTQELNQNTLFAVMISVIGLVFTSILTSIVVSKGIKPLQHVANSLKDVAAGGGDLTARLKVESKDEVGEVAAAFNEFMDKLHPLMTDIHRSASTVQSVSEELNDKTITASDQMQNHCLETDKVVTAVTQMSMTAKEVASNTSATAEAIEDANSQVTEAQREVEQAIDGITDLVTEIDSTSDAISELSQQTDQITKVLDVIGEIAEQTNLLALNAAIEAARAGEQGRGFAVVADEVRSLASRTQNSTHEIGDMLKQLRSGVSRAVTTMSVSQQRGVKTAEESALIQQSLSSVHHSIGTIRDMGIQTASAAEEQSAVADDINQNLVAIQQIVNNITDTLQHAETISTKLSQSGTEINDLVGNFKL from the coding sequence ATGGTATTAAAAAGTCGAAGTAAATTGCTGCTGATCACTTTAGTTCCTCTACTGTTGATCACCACGTTGATTTCAGTGGTGTATTACATCAATAGTAGTAACAGCCTAGAAGAGGAACTGGTTCGCGATAGACATGAGTTGTTAGAAACGCGCAAGAAAGAGCTGACCGCCTACATGATGATGGGGGTAACCGCGATCAAACCGCTTTATGACTCTGACGTAAATGGCAGCAATAAAGAAGCCGCGAAAGAAATCTTGAAGGCGATGCGCTTTGAGAGTGATGGTTACTTCTTTGCTTACAACTCAAAAGGCGTGAATACGTTGCATGCGATTAAGCCATCACTAGAAGGTAAAAATCTGTACAACCTTAAAGATGAAAATGGCGTGGCCGTGATTGCTGGCTTAATTGACTCATCGAAAAAGGGTGATGGTTTTTTGTCTTTCTCTTGGCACAAGCCAACCATCGACGCGCAAGCACCAAAATTAGGTTATGCAGAGTATTTGCCGAAATGGGACTGGGTTCTCGGCACTGGTATTTACATTGATGATATCGACCATCAGGTTGCCATGCAGCGTGAACTACGTACTCAGGAGCTGAATCAAAACACTTTGTTTGCCGTGATGATCTCGGTCATTGGCCTCGTTTTTACCAGTATCCTGACCAGTATCGTGGTGTCTAAAGGTATTAAGCCTTTGCAGCATGTGGCGAACTCTCTTAAAGATGTTGCTGCTGGCGGTGGTGACTTAACCGCTCGACTGAAAGTAGAAAGTAAAGATGAAGTGGGTGAAGTGGCTGCAGCATTCAATGAGTTCATGGATAAGCTGCATCCGTTAATGACAGACATTCACCGTTCTGCATCGACAGTACAGAGTGTTTCTGAAGAGCTGAATGACAAAACCATCACAGCCAGTGATCAGATGCAAAACCATTGTCTGGAAACCGATAAGGTGGTGACAGCGGTAACACAAATGAGCATGACCGCAAAAGAAGTGGCAAGTAATACCAGTGCGACGGCAGAGGCGATCGAGGATGCGAACAGCCAAGTGACCGAAGCGCAGCGTGAAGTAGAACAAGCTATTGATGGGATAACCGATCTAGTTACGGAGATTGATAGCACATCAGATGCTATTTCGGAGCTGAGCCAGCAGACGGATCAAATCACCAAAGTACTGGATGTGATAGGAGAGATTGCAGAACAAACCAACTTGCTCGCCTTGAATGCGGCGATTGAAGCCGCACGAGCAGGTGAACAAGGACGAGGTTTCGCTGTGGTTGCTGATGAAGTTCGCTCGCTTGCCAGCCGCACGCAAAATAGCACACACGAAATCGGCGACATGCTGAAACAGTTGCGAAGCGGCGTTTCACGTGCCGTGACCACCATGTCTGTTAGCCAGCAACGCGGAGTGAAAACGGCAGAAGAATCAGCGCTTATCCAGCAATCTCTATCGAGTGTTCATCACTCGATTGGCACCATCAGGGATATGGGTATTCAGACCGCTTCAGCAGCAGAAGAACAGAGTGCGGTCGCTGACGACATCAATCAAAACTTGGTTGCGATTCAACAGATCGTCAATAACATTACTGACACCCTGCAACACGCGGAGACGATCAGCACCAAGCTGTCGCAATCCGGAACCGAGATTAACGATCTGGTTGGTAACTTTAAACTTTGA
- the coaBC gene encoding bifunctional phosphopantothenoylcysteine decarboxylase/phosphopantothenate--cysteine ligase CoaBC produces the protein MQTLAGKKILLGISGGIAAYKCAELTRRLIERGAQVRVVMTESAKEFITPLTMQAVSGHPVSDSLFDPAAEASMGHIELAKWADLVLLAPATADLIARLSAGMGNDLVTTLVLATDSPVAVSPAMNQQMYQNVATQENIATLERRGMHIWGPAAGEQACGDVGPGRMLEPMQLVHLCEQFFQPKLLAGKSVLITAGPTREAIDPVRYISNHSSGKMGFALASAAAQLGAKVTLVSGPVSLSTPVGVERINVASAQEMFDAVMEHAGSHDAFISCAAVADYRPEDIASQKLKKTEDNDQMLIKMVKNPDIVASVAAMTDKRPFTVGFAAETNDVETYARGKLVKKNLNMICANDVSVEGQGFNSNDNAMTLFWPEGELVLALESKHALSFRILEKMHALM, from the coding sequence ATGCAAACACTAGCAGGAAAGAAAATTCTACTCGGCATCAGTGGTGGTATTGCCGCGTATAAATGTGCGGAGCTAACCCGTCGATTAATTGAGAGAGGTGCGCAAGTACGCGTCGTGATGACCGAATCTGCCAAGGAGTTTATTACTCCACTCACAATGCAAGCGGTTTCTGGCCATCCAGTTTCTGACAGCTTATTCGATCCCGCAGCAGAAGCGTCCATGGGGCACATTGAGTTGGCAAAATGGGCCGATTTGGTTCTGCTTGCGCCAGCTACCGCAGATTTGATTGCTCGTCTGTCGGCAGGGATGGGTAACGACCTAGTGACAACCCTAGTGTTAGCCACTGATTCACCAGTTGCGGTATCTCCGGCAATGAATCAACAAATGTACCAGAACGTCGCAACACAAGAGAACATCGCGACACTAGAACGTCGTGGTATGCATATCTGGGGCCCCGCAGCTGGAGAGCAAGCATGTGGTGATGTCGGTCCGGGTCGTATGTTAGAGCCAATGCAGTTGGTGCATCTGTGTGAACAGTTTTTTCAGCCTAAATTGCTCGCAGGAAAATCGGTACTGATCACCGCAGGTCCAACCCGCGAAGCTATCGATCCCGTGCGTTACATCAGCAACCATAGCTCCGGCAAGATGGGCTTTGCACTGGCAAGCGCTGCAGCTCAACTGGGTGCGAAGGTGACTCTGGTTAGCGGTCCGGTCAGTTTGAGCACTCCTGTTGGCGTTGAACGTATTAACGTCGCAAGTGCTCAAGAGATGTTTGATGCGGTAATGGAACACGCCGGCAGTCATGATGCCTTTATCAGCTGTGCCGCAGTGGCCGATTACCGACCTGAAGACATCGCGTCTCAAAAGTTGAAAAAGACCGAAGACAACGACCAAATGCTCATCAAAATGGTGAAAAACCCTGATATTGTTGCATCGGTTGCAGCAATGACAGATAAGCGTCCATTTACCGTCGGCTTCGCCGCTGAAACCAATGATGTCGAAACCTATGCGCGAGGTAAGTTAGTGAAGAAAAACCTCAACATGATCTGCGCCAATGACGTATCGGTTGAAGGTCAGGGGTTCAACAGCAATGACAACGCGATGACGCTTTTCTGGCCAGAGGGTGAACTCGTCCTCGCTCTCGAATCAAAGCATGCACTGAGTTTTAGAATCCTCGAAAAAATGCACGCATTAATGTAA
- the slmA gene encoding nucleoid occlusion factor SlmA, translating to MAGSKKSNRREEILQALAQMLESTEGASRITTAKLAKQVGVSEAALYRHFPSKARMFEGLIDFIEEALMTRINRILDDEKDTLERIRMVMHLILVFSERNPGLTRILSGHALMFENERLRERINQLFERIETQLRQILRERKLREGKSFPVEERILAAQILGQVEGSLNRFVRSDFKYQPTANFDEYWALLSAQIK from the coding sequence ATGGCCGGCAGTAAAAAATCCAATCGTCGTGAAGAGATCTTGCAAGCTTTAGCACAGATGCTTGAATCTACAGAAGGCGCTTCACGTATTACTACGGCAAAACTGGCGAAGCAAGTTGGCGTTTCAGAAGCGGCGCTCTACCGCCATTTCCCAAGTAAAGCACGTATGTTTGAAGGTTTGATCGACTTCATCGAAGAAGCGTTAATGACTCGCATTAACCGCATTCTGGACGACGAAAAAGATACCTTAGAGCGCATTCGTATGGTGATGCACCTGATTCTGGTCTTTTCGGAACGTAATCCCGGGCTGACACGCATTCTTTCAGGTCATGCTCTAATGTTTGAGAATGAACGTCTGCGTGAGCGAATCAATCAGTTGTTCGAACGAATTGAAACTCAACTACGCCAGATCCTACGTGAACGTAAACTTCGTGAAGGGAAATCTTTCCCTGTCGAAGAACGCATTCTTGCGGCACAGATCCTCGGTCAAGTAGAGGGTAGTCTAAACCGCTTTGTTCGTAGTGACTTCAAATATCAACCTACTGCCAACTTTGATGAATATTGGGCATTGCTCAGCGCACAAATTAAGTAG
- a CDS encoding Kdo(2)-lipid IV(A) acyltransferase: MSKDKQMQPEFSLSLLHPRNWGVWIGFGLLAIIVNVLPYRLLLSLGQSLGKLGMRYGKKRVHVAKRNLELAFPDKPQEDIDRIVEENFKNTGMALIETGITWFWPTWRFKSLLVEKDLDALKEKAEEGKGVLLCCVHALNLEITARAFAVMGLAGYGAFRPHDNPAYNFIQYWGRTHNGNKLIDRKDVKKMIRVLRSGERLFYLPDHDYGRNKSVYVPFFAVEDACTTTGTSILAYTSKCAIIPGSGFRNKQGKYEIIADKCIEADYPQKDEVAAAAYMNKYVEEVILRAPEQWMWLHKRYKTMQDESVPKGIRYK; encoded by the coding sequence ATGAGTAAAGACAAACAAATGCAGCCAGAGTTTTCACTTTCCCTTCTCCATCCACGTAACTGGGGCGTATGGATAGGGTTTGGCCTACTGGCGATCATCGTAAATGTTCTCCCGTACCGTTTGCTTCTCTCACTAGGCCAGTCACTGGGTAAGCTCGGCATGCGTTATGGTAAAAAACGAGTACATGTCGCAAAGCGTAATCTGGAGCTAGCGTTTCCGGACAAACCTCAGGAAGACATCGACCGCATCGTCGAAGAGAACTTCAAGAACACTGGCATGGCGCTTATTGAAACTGGCATCACCTGGTTTTGGCCAACTTGGCGCTTCAAAAGCCTGCTGGTGGAAAAAGATCTTGATGCATTGAAAGAAAAGGCGGAAGAAGGCAAAGGCGTCCTACTTTGCTGTGTGCATGCATTGAACCTAGAAATCACTGCACGTGCTTTTGCGGTGATGGGGCTTGCTGGTTATGGCGCGTTCCGTCCACACGACAACCCAGCTTATAACTTTATCCAATACTGGGGCCGCACCCACAACGGCAACAAACTGATTGACCGTAAAGACGTAAAGAAGATGATTCGCGTGCTGCGTAGTGGAGAACGTCTGTTCTACCTGCCTGACCACGATTACGGCCGTAATAAGTCGGTGTATGTGCCATTCTTCGCAGTAGAAGACGCATGTACAACCACTGGTACGAGTATTCTGGCTTATACGTCGAAGTGTGCCATTATCCCGGGTTCAGGTTTCCGTAATAAGCAAGGTAAATATGAAATCATCGCAGATAAATGCATTGAAGCCGATTACCCACAAAAGGATGAAGTTGCCGCGGCCGCGTACATGAACAAGTATGTGGAAGAGGTCATCTTGCGCGCCCCTGAACAATGGATGTGGTTACATAAACGCTATAAAACCATGCAGGATGAAAGCGTGCCAAAAGGGATTCGTTATAAATAA
- the pyrE gene encoding orotate phosphoribosyltransferase: protein MKAYQREFIEFALEKQVLKFGEFTLKSGRKSPYFFNAGLFNTGRDLARLGRFYAAALADSGIEFDVLFGPAYKGIPIATTTAVALADHHDIDTPYCFNRKEAKDHGEGGNLVGSALEGRIMLVDDVITAGTAIRESMEIIKANGADLAGVLVAIDRQEKGKGELSAIQEVERDFGCAVISIVSLGDLVTYLEEKGNAAEHLDAVKAYRAEYGI, encoded by the coding sequence ATGAAAGCATACCAGCGTGAATTTATTGAGTTTGCACTTGAGAAACAAGTTCTTAAGTTTGGTGAGTTTACTTTGAAATCAGGCCGTAAGAGCCCTTACTTTTTTAACGCTGGTCTTTTCAATACTGGTCGCGACCTTGCTCGTCTAGGCCGTTTCTACGCAGCCGCATTGGCGGACTCAGGCATCGAGTTCGACGTATTATTTGGCCCTGCGTACAAAGGTATCCCTATTGCGACGACAACCGCCGTTGCACTTGCGGACCACCATGATATAGACACACCTTACTGCTTCAACCGTAAAGAAGCGAAAGACCACGGTGAAGGTGGCAACCTGGTAGGTTCGGCTCTGGAAGGTCGAATTATGCTGGTTGATGACGTGATTACTGCAGGCACTGCGATTCGTGAATCGATGGAAATCATCAAGGCGAACGGCGCGGATTTAGCGGGCGTACTCGTGGCGATTGACCGTCAAGAAAAAGGCAAGGGCGAACTTTCTGCTATTCAGGAAGTTGAGCGCGACTTTGGCTGCGCAGTTATCTCGATTGTGAGTTTGGGCGACCTAGTGACTTATCTTGAAGAAAAAGGTAATGCGGCTGAGCACTTAGACGCAGTAAAAGCGTACCGCGCAGAGTACGGCATTTAA
- the rph gene encoding ribonuclease PH: MRPNDRKADQVRPIKITRNYTAYAEGSVLVEFGNTKVLCNATVEESVPRWLKGQGKGWVTAEYGMLPRATHSRTRREAASGKQGGRTMEIQRLIARSLRAVVDLKAMGEFMITVDCDVIQADGGTRTASISGASVAMADAFQHLVESGKLKANPMKGHVAAVSVGLLGDEVLCDLEYVEDSAADTDMNVVMTEEGKMIEIQGTAEGEPFSQEQLMALLESAKIGISEIVTAQKAALEN; the protein is encoded by the coding sequence ATGCGTCCAAACGATCGCAAGGCGGACCAAGTTCGCCCAATCAAAATTACTCGTAACTACACAGCTTACGCTGAAGGCTCAGTGTTAGTGGAGTTCGGTAATACCAAAGTGTTGTGTAATGCGACCGTCGAAGAATCTGTGCCACGCTGGCTAAAAGGCCAAGGTAAAGGCTGGGTAACTGCAGAATATGGCATGCTGCCACGTGCAACGCACTCTCGTACTCGTCGCGAAGCGGCAAGTGGCAAGCAGGGTGGCCGCACCATGGAAATCCAACGCCTTATCGCGCGTAGCCTGCGCGCTGTTGTCGACTTAAAAGCGATGGGTGAGTTCATGATCACTGTTGACTGTGACGTGATCCAAGCAGACGGTGGTACTCGCACTGCTTCAATCAGTGGCGCAAGCGTTGCGATGGCAGACGCGTTCCAGCACTTGGTTGAGAGCGGAAAGCTAAAAGCCAACCCGATGAAAGGCCACGTAGCGGCGGTTTCTGTTGGTTTGCTCGGTGATGAAGTACTGTGTGACCTTGAATATGTTGAAGATTCAGCAGCTGATACTGACATGAACGTGGTCATGACTGAAGAAGGCAAGATGATTGAAATCCAGGGTACTGCAGAAGGCGAACCGTTCAGTCAAGAGCAACTGATGGCACTGCTGGAGTCGGCGAAAATCGGCATTAGCGAAATCGTCACGGCGCAGAAGGCGGCGTTAGAAAATTAA
- a CDS encoding YicC/YloC family endoribonuclease: MIYSMTAYARKEVKGEWGSAVWEIRSVNQRYLETYFRMPEQFRALEPVLRERFRKRLARGKVECNLRFEANPAAKGELSINETLANQVIKAAEQVMHMTGELSRINPFQVMQWPGVMETPEQDMDEVNKVLLSAFDDALSEFIDARGREGDNMKALIEQRLDAITAEVVKVRARMPEILEWQRERLFSKFEDAKVELDPSRVEQELILLAQKSDVAEELDRLDSHVKETTNILKKGGAVGRRLDFMMQEFNRESNTLASKSISTDITASGVELKVLIEQMREQIQNIE, from the coding sequence ATGATTTACAGTATGACAGCGTATGCGCGTAAAGAAGTGAAAGGCGAATGGGGCTCAGCGGTATGGGAAATCCGCAGTGTAAACCAGCGCTACCTGGAAACTTACTTCCGCATGCCAGAACAATTCCGAGCACTAGAACCCGTATTACGCGAGCGTTTTCGCAAGCGCCTAGCTCGCGGTAAAGTTGAGTGTAACCTTCGTTTTGAAGCTAACCCAGCCGCGAAAGGTGAACTTAGCATCAATGAAACTCTGGCAAACCAAGTGATTAAAGCGGCAGAGCAAGTGATGCACATGACGGGCGAACTGAGCCGCATCAACCCATTTCAAGTCATGCAATGGCCAGGTGTGATGGAAACGCCAGAGCAGGACATGGATGAGGTAAACAAAGTTTTACTGAGTGCTTTTGATGACGCTCTTAGTGAGTTTATTGATGCGCGTGGCCGTGAAGGCGACAACATGAAAGCGCTTATCGAGCAACGCCTAGATGCTATCACTGCTGAAGTGGTGAAAGTTCGTGCTCGCATGCCAGAAATCCTTGAGTGGCAACGTGAACGTCTGTTCTCTAAATTCGAAGATGCCAAAGTCGAACTCGATCCTTCTCGTGTCGAACAAGAGCTTATCCTATTAGCGCAAAAATCTGACGTCGCGGAAGAATTGGATCGTCTCGACTCTCACGTAAAAGAGACCACTAACATTCTGAAAAAAGGTGGCGCAGTTGGCCGTCGTCTTGACTTTATGATGCAAGAGTTCAACCGTGAATCCAACACACTGGCATCTAAATCAATCAGCACAGACATTACAGCGTCTGGCGTCGAGCTAAAAGTCCTGATTGAACAGATGCGCGAGCAGATCCAGAACATAGAATAA